In Desulfovibrio legallii, a single genomic region encodes these proteins:
- the panD gene encoding aspartate 1-decarboxylase produces the protein MLQILRAKLHGIRVTGCALNYHGSVTLDPEHCRAAGIYPLEFVNIWNKNNGQRLSTYVIYGEPGSRCCVLNGAAARACEEGDEVIISAVEFVNGPHEIAGRSPVVLTFNPDNSVRETLRYVVTEGPEGLDFAVEQGAPQDR, from the coding sequence ATGCTGCAAATTTTGCGGGCCAAACTGCACGGCATCCGGGTCACGGGGTGTGCGCTCAACTATCACGGATCCGTGACCTTGGACCCGGAGCATTGCCGTGCGGCCGGCATCTACCCCTTGGAGTTCGTTAATATATGGAACAAAAACAACGGACAGCGCCTTTCCACCTACGTCATTTACGGTGAGCCGGGCTCACGCTGCTGCGTGCTCAACGGGGCCGCCGCACGCGCCTGTGAGGAAGGGGATGAGGTCATCATCAGCGCCGTGGAGTTTGTGAACGGCCCGCACGAGATTGCCGGGCGCAGCCCCGTGGTGCTGACCTTCAACCCGGACAACAGCGTGCGCGAAACCCTGCGCTATGTGGTTACGGAAGGGCCGGAAGGCCTGGACTTTGCCGTGGAGCAGGGCGCGCCGCAAGACAGGTAA
- a CDS encoding (Fe-S)-binding protein — translation MKDNLQLTDVSTAEGQMVSIDLKDIPELPVDMATMPWKPFTEEQKAETACILDDVCVLNIPKPKSKEEEEELVNKFLTGLRKLFSKENNWTFLPMLETSMDYCAQCNSCSEACHLYEMSGKNEMYRPNFRSEIFRRIYKQYVKKEPLAKWRYGDMHLNWKTVARLGELAYRCNLCRRCAQTCPIGVDNGLLAREIRKLFSQEMGIYPKELHEKGTMNQMKCGSSTGMTPEVVKDNVEFIDEDYTEITGVGIHTPFDVKGADIMLLHNAGEIMAWPENIAAFSLIFQEAGLSWTLSSHAMAYDGVNYGVFYDDAQTARIALQHMMAAKELGVKKIVIGECGHAHKALTVIADRVIPFEYQVPRESCYVTLRDIVMSGRLKLDPARNDFPVTLHDPCNIVRLMGIVEPQREILRKIAPQFREMPCHGVDNYCCGGGSGFAIMTRNNIEQWRGNISGRKKMWQISEAFKDCLGPETKKYICAPCSNCKGQIREILEHNDLYTKNNFAYGGLVELIVNAMTNVNPGYIKFEGAEEEAEA, via the coding sequence ATGAAAGACAACCTGCAATTGACCGACGTTTCCACCGCCGAAGGGCAGATGGTCAGCATTGACCTCAAAGACATCCCGGAGCTGCCCGTGGACATGGCCACCATGCCCTGGAAGCCCTTTACCGAAGAGCAGAAGGCCGAGACCGCCTGTATTCTCGACGACGTCTGTGTGCTGAACATCCCCAAACCCAAGAGCAAGGAAGAAGAGGAGGAACTGGTCAACAAGTTTCTCACCGGCCTGCGCAAACTTTTCAGCAAGGAAAACAACTGGACCTTCCTGCCCATGCTGGAAACCAGCATGGACTACTGCGCCCAGTGCAACTCCTGCTCTGAGGCCTGTCATCTTTATGAGATGTCGGGCAAAAACGAAATGTACCGGCCCAACTTCCGCTCCGAGATCTTTCGCCGCATTTACAAGCAGTATGTGAAGAAGGAGCCCCTGGCCAAGTGGCGCTACGGCGACATGCACCTCAACTGGAAGACCGTGGCGCGCCTGGGCGAGCTGGCCTACCGCTGCAACCTCTGCCGCCGTTGTGCCCAGACCTGCCCCATCGGCGTGGACAACGGCCTGCTGGCCCGCGAAATCCGCAAGCTGTTCAGCCAGGAGATGGGCATCTACCCCAAGGAACTGCACGAAAAAGGCACCATGAACCAGATGAAGTGCGGTTCCTCCACGGGCATGACGCCTGAGGTGGTCAAAGACAACGTGGAGTTCATTGACGAAGACTACACAGAGATCACCGGCGTGGGCATCCACACGCCCTTCGACGTTAAGGGCGCGGACATCATGCTGCTGCACAATGCCGGCGAGATCATGGCCTGGCCCGAAAACATCGCCGCCTTCTCCCTCATCTTTCAGGAGGCCGGCCTTTCCTGGACGCTTTCCAGCCACGCCATGGCCTATGACGGCGTGAATTACGGCGTGTTTTACGACGACGCCCAGACCGCCCGCATCGCCCTGCAGCACATGATGGCCGCCAAGGAGCTGGGCGTGAAAAAGATTGTCATCGGCGAATGCGGCCACGCCCACAAGGCCCTCACCGTCATTGCCGACCGCGTCATCCCCTTTGAATACCAGGTGCCGCGCGAAAGCTGCTACGTAACCCTGCGCGACATCGTCATGAGCGGCCGCCTCAAGCTGGACCCGGCCCGCAATGACTTTCCCGTGACCCTGCACGACCCCTGCAACATCGTGCGCCTCATGGGCATTGTGGAGCCGCAGCGCGAAATCCTGCGCAAAATTGCGCCCCAGTTCCGTGAAATGCCCTGCCACGGCGTCGATAACTACTGCTGCGGCGGCGGCTCCGGCTTTGCTATCATGACCCGCAACAACATTGAGCAATGGCGCGGCAACATCTCCGGCCGCAAAAAGATGTGGCAGATCAGCGAAGCCTTCAAAGACTGCCTGGGACCGGAAACAAAAAAGTACATCTGCGCCCCCTGCTCCAACTGCAAGGGCCAGATCCGCGAAATTCTGGAGCACAACGACCTGTACACCAAAAACAACTTCGCCTACGGCGGCCTGGTGGAGCTCATCGTCAACGCCATGACCAACGTGAACCCCGGCTACATCAAGTTTGAAGGCGCCGAGGAAGAAGCCGAAGCCTAG
- a CDS encoding glutamate synthase: protein MCRIGSIKSRTPVPPALALNLMLPQQEGHDNSGFAMVMQDLEGVFGHYKDKPLLSLACTAKGVQLVDDYMEKHGFVQVAQWVPEVDKRPGLRIKAMPRYVFRNYDYPESFRDESREAREDLLLDTRLALRALLEKDGNGFVYSFWPDVLTLKEIGDPADIATYFRLWDDTDRLTARNIVTQCRQNTNYDIVRYAAHPFFLQGYTLCANGENTFFTKNKEFQKSLHRGYVGFESDSQNFLYTLHYVLHELRWPIKYYKHVITPLPFVEAEQREDRQVLGLIRESLAHLEINGPNTIIGLLPDGKMITCCDSKKLRPVVVGCDDNMVAITSEVCGLNAIMPQRDIAGDIYPNEREMVVIDNDLAVQRWKQ, encoded by the coding sequence ATGTGCAGAATCGGCTCCATCAAAAGCAGAACGCCCGTGCCCCCGGCCCTGGCGCTCAATCTTATGCTGCCGCAGCAGGAAGGGCACGACAATTCGGGCTTTGCTATGGTCATGCAGGACCTGGAGGGCGTGTTTGGGCATTACAAGGACAAGCCCCTGCTTTCCCTGGCCTGTACGGCCAAGGGCGTGCAGCTTGTGGACGACTACATGGAAAAGCACGGCTTTGTGCAGGTGGCCCAGTGGGTGCCGGAGGTGGACAAACGTCCCGGCCTGCGCATCAAGGCCATGCCGCGCTATGTCTTCCGCAATTACGACTACCCCGAAAGTTTCCGGGACGAGAGCCGCGAGGCGCGTGAAGACCTGCTGCTGGACACGCGCCTGGCCCTGCGCGCCCTGCTGGAAAAAGACGGCAACGGCTTTGTCTACTCCTTCTGGCCGGACGTGCTGACCCTCAAGGAAATCGGCGACCCGGCGGACATTGCCACGTACTTCCGTCTCTGGGACGATACGGATCGCCTCACGGCCCGCAACATCGTCACCCAGTGCCGCCAGAACACCAACTATGATATTGTGCGCTATGCGGCTCATCCCTTCTTTTTGCAGGGCTACACCCTCTGCGCCAATGGCGAAAACACCTTTTTCACCAAGAACAAAGAATTCCAGAAGTCCCTGCACCGGGGCTATGTGGGCTTTGAGTCCGACTCGCAGAATTTTCTCTACACCCTGCACTATGTGCTGCACGAGCTGCGCTGGCCCATCAAATACTACAAGCACGTCATCACGCCCCTGCCCTTTGTGGAGGCGGAGCAGCGTGAAGACCGGCAGGTGCTGGGCCTTATCCGTGAATCCCTGGCCCACCTGGAGATCAACGGGCCCAACACCATCATCGGGCTTTTGCCCGACGGGAAAATGATAACCTGCTGCGATTCCAAAAAATTGCGGCCTGTTGTGGTGGGCTGTGACGACAACATGGTGGCCATCACCTCCGAAGTCTGTGGGCTCAACGCCATTATGCCGCAACGCGACATCGCCGGCGATATCTACCCCAACGAGCGGGAAATGGTGGTCATCGACAACGACCTGGCGGTGCAGAGATGGAAACAGTAA
- a CDS encoding respiratory nitrate reductase subunit gamma, which yields MSIVFYVLGYLAVVGFFCMAYIKIRAYLASSPLHVRWELYPVPHEGVKTVYGGSFMEEKDWWTKPRHVAHLGDVKALLTEVLFLHATFEHNIKLWVRTYPFHVGMYMLMGGTIIVLCAAVAQICGLAPQGGLMIFVGNVINAMVLVGSVCIITGGLALVQRRRSDPGLRRYSTPEHYFNLLIFVLFGALGLAAWATAPSYFELARGFIYNLLTANFVLPQNSLFVLHLLVGFFLLIWIPMTHMGHVFMKYFTYHDIRWGDEPTTYSAKNQEKISEALQYKVTWAASHIAGDGAPKSWVDVATTNPAAPEKKD from the coding sequence ATGAGCATTGTGTTCTACGTCCTGGGCTACCTGGCGGTAGTCGGCTTCTTCTGCATGGCCTATATCAAGATCCGGGCCTACCTGGCGTCCAGCCCCCTGCATGTGCGCTGGGAGCTGTACCCCGTGCCCCATGAAGGCGTTAAAACCGTTTACGGCGGCAGCTTCATGGAAGAAAAAGACTGGTGGACAAAGCCCCGCCACGTGGCCCACCTGGGCGACGTCAAGGCCCTGCTGACCGAAGTGCTTTTTCTGCACGCCACCTTTGAGCACAACATCAAACTCTGGGTGCGCACCTACCCCTTCCATGTGGGCATGTATATGCTCATGGGCGGCACCATCATTGTGCTCTGCGCCGCCGTCGCCCAGATCTGCGGCCTGGCCCCCCAGGGCGGACTGATGATCTTTGTGGGCAACGTCATCAACGCCATGGTGCTGGTGGGTTCCGTCTGTATCATCACGGGCGGTCTTGCCCTGGTGCAGCGCCGGCGCAGCGACCCCGGCCTGCGCCGCTACAGCACCCCGGAGCACTACTTCAACCTTTTGATTTTTGTGCTCTTCGGCGCGCTGGGTCTGGCCGCCTGGGCCACCGCTCCCTCCTACTTCGAGCTGGCGCGCGGCTTTATCTACAATCTGCTCACCGCCAACTTTGTGCTGCCCCAGAACAGCCTGTTTGTGCTGCACCTGCTGGTGGGCTTTTTCCTGCTGATCTGGATCCCCATGACCCACATGGGCCATGTCTTCATGAAATATTTCACCTACCACGACATCCGCTGGGGTGACGAGCCCACCACCTACAGCGCCAAGAATCAGGAAAAAATCAGCGAAGCCCTGCAGTACAAGGTCACCTGGGCCGCCAGCCACATTGCCGGCGACGGCGCGCCCAAATCCTGGGTGGACGTGGCTACCACCAACCCCGCAGCCCCTGAAAAGAAAGACTAG
- a CDS encoding LL-diaminopimelate aminotransferase translates to MQTTVNGNFLKLQSNYLFSDIARKVAAFKDANPDRRVISLGIGDVTRPLVPAVIEALHKAVDEMGDAALFRGYGPEQGYAFLREVIAEYDYKARGVNLSPDEIFVSDGAKSDVGNFQELFAAESVVAVTDPVYPVYVDSNVMAGRAGIMAGKQWNRLVYLPCLKENDFVPDFPKTRPDIIYLCYPNNPTGTVLSRQALQGWVDYARREGCVILYDSAYEAFITEADVPHSIYELEGAQEVAVEFRSFSKTAGFTGLRCAYTVVPKALKLRDGQGGAVALNGLWNRRQCTKYNGCPYIVQRAAAATYSPEGRAQIMGVIGGYQRNAAQLRSAVNALGLAVYGGVNAPYIWVEVPQGSTSWGFFDHLLESSALVCTPGAGFGLTGEGYVRLTAFGSAEDTAEAIRRMEALR, encoded by the coding sequence ATGCAAACTACGGTCAACGGTAATTTTCTCAAGCTCCAGAGCAACTATCTTTTCTCTGACATCGCCCGCAAGGTGGCCGCGTTCAAGGACGCCAACCCCGACCGCCGCGTCATCAGCCTGGGCATAGGCGACGTGACCCGTCCGCTGGTCCCCGCCGTCATCGAAGCCCTGCACAAGGCTGTGGACGAAATGGGCGACGCGGCCCTTTTTCGCGGGTACGGTCCGGAACAGGGCTACGCCTTTTTGCGCGAGGTTATTGCGGAATATGACTACAAGGCGCGCGGCGTGAACCTGAGCCCGGACGAAATTTTTGTCAGCGACGGGGCCAAGTCCGACGTGGGCAACTTTCAGGAGCTGTTTGCGGCCGAGAGTGTGGTGGCCGTGACGGACCCGGTCTACCCCGTGTATGTGGATTCCAACGTCATGGCGGGCCGGGCCGGCATAATGGCCGGCAAGCAGTGGAACCGTCTGGTCTATCTGCCCTGCCTCAAGGAAAACGACTTTGTGCCGGACTTTCCCAAAACCCGGCCGGACATCATCTACCTGTGCTACCCCAACAATCCCACGGGTACGGTGCTCTCTCGCCAGGCCCTGCAGGGCTGGGTGGACTACGCCCGGCGCGAGGGCTGCGTGATCCTCTACGATTCGGCCTACGAGGCCTTTATCACCGAGGCGGACGTGCCCCACAGCATTTATGAGCTGGAAGGCGCGCAGGAAGTGGCCGTGGAGTTTCGCAGCTTTTCCAAAACCGCCGGGTTTACGGGCCTGCGTTGCGCTTATACCGTGGTGCCCAAGGCCCTCAAACTGCGCGACGGTCAGGGCGGCGCCGTGGCGCTGAACGGCCTGTGGAACCGCCGCCAGTGCACCAAGTACAACGGCTGCCCTTACATTGTGCAGCGGGCCGCGGCCGCCACCTACAGCCCCGAAGGCCGGGCGCAGATCATGGGCGTCATCGGCGGCTACCAGCGCAACGCCGCCCAGTTGCGCAGCGCCGTGAACGCCCTGGGCCTTGCCGTCTACGGCGGGGTGAATGCCCCGTATATTTGGGTAGAAGTGCCGCAGGGCAGCACCTCCTGGGGCTTTTTCGACCATCTGCTGGAAAGCTCGGCTCTGGTCTGCACACCGGGCGCGGGCTTCGGGCTCACGGGCGAAGGCTATGTGCGGCTCACGGCCTTCGGCTCCGCCGAAGACACGGCGGAGGCCATCCGGCGGATGGAAGCGTTGCGGTAA
- a CDS encoding glutamate synthase-related protein, translating into METVRTQDVSVNDLRWKIEYRPELCTMCGSCVAACTFNALEVDMMRRSVTLSRKAFPDPSQEHMARPVIQQQHSVAQACVGCGMCEKICPNRAIRPVRNPDTRFPLLARHHGPIKRGGRTNLNPPRTLDAIVVGRISQMTDPALDSERHTFDIRSPLGRVMLAQELPLTVDGDNLVLNGRTPPVHWIYPAIFSDMSIGALSTRAWEALALAAAYLNEKCGMPVRMCSGEGGMPIKLLESEQLKYMILQIASGHFGWNRIIKAMPRMKTDPAGVLIKIGQGAKPGDGGLLPAAKVAPHIQAIRGVPKATLHSPPNHQGLYSIEESVQKMHLSLNAAFGFRVPVAIKCAASATSVSVYNNLLRDPYKICGGFFIDGIQGGTGAANEVSLEHTGHPIVSKLRDCYQAAVAQGLQGQIPLWAGGGIGMTGNAAADAFKMICLGANGVIMGKILIQLLGCVGNEHGRCNACNTGKCPTGICTQDPRLVKRLDVDRGAQNVVDYMLAFDDELRKLLAPVGNSSLPVGRSDALVSTDKAVADKLGIQYAC; encoded by the coding sequence ATGGAAACAGTAAGAACCCAGGACGTGAGCGTTAACGATCTGCGCTGGAAGATCGAATACCGCCCGGAATTGTGCACCATGTGCGGTTCTTGTGTGGCGGCCTGTACGTTCAACGCCCTTGAAGTGGACATGATGCGCCGCAGTGTGACCCTTTCGCGCAAGGCTTTTCCCGACCCCAGTCAGGAGCACATGGCCCGGCCCGTCATTCAGCAGCAGCACAGTGTGGCTCAAGCCTGCGTGGGCTGCGGCATGTGCGAAAAAATCTGCCCTAACCGGGCTATCCGCCCGGTGCGCAATCCGGACACCCGCTTCCCCCTGTTGGCCCGGCACCACGGCCCCATCAAGCGCGGCGGACGCACCAATCTGAACCCGCCCCGCACCCTGGACGCCATCGTGGTGGGCCGCATCAGCCAGATGACCGACCCGGCTCTGGATTCAGAGCGCCACACCTTTGACATCCGTTCGCCCCTGGGCCGCGTCATGCTGGCGCAGGAGCTGCCGCTCACTGTGGACGGCGACAACCTGGTGCTCAACGGGCGCACCCCGCCAGTGCACTGGATTTATCCGGCCATTTTCAGCGATATGAGCATCGGCGCGCTTTCCACCCGCGCCTGGGAGGCCCTGGCCCTGGCTGCGGCCTACCTCAACGAAAAATGCGGCATGCCCGTGCGCATGTGCTCCGGCGAGGGCGGCATGCCCATCAAACTGCTGGAGTCTGAACAGCTCAAGTACATGATCCTGCAGATCGCTTCCGGCCACTTTGGCTGGAACCGCATCATCAAGGCCATGCCCCGCATGAAGACTGACCCCGCGGGCGTGCTGATCAAAATAGGGCAGGGGGCCAAGCCCGGCGACGGCGGCCTTTTGCCCGCGGCCAAGGTGGCCCCGCACATCCAGGCCATCCGTGGCGTACCCAAGGCTACCCTGCATTCGCCGCCGAACCACCAGGGCCTCTATTCCATTGAAGAATCGGTGCAGAAAATGCACCTTTCGCTCAACGCCGCTTTCGGCTTCCGCGTGCCCGTGGCCATCAAGTGCGCCGCCTCGGCCACGTCCGTTTCCGTATACAACAACCTGCTGCGCGATCCCTACAAAATCTGCGGCGGGTTCTTTATCGACGGCATCCAGGGCGGCACGGGCGCGGCCAACGAGGTTTCGCTGGAGCACACGGGCCACCCCATCGTTTCCAAACTGCGCGACTGCTACCAGGCGGCCGTGGCGCAGGGGTTGCAAGGCCAGATTCCCCTCTGGGCCGGCGGCGGCATCGGCATGACCGGCAATGCCGCGGCGGACGCCTTCAAGATGATCTGCCTGGGCGCCAACGGCGTCATTATGGGCAAGATCCTCATTCAGCTTCTGGGCTGCGTGGGCAACGAGCACGGCCGCTGCAACGCCTGCAACACGGGCAAATGTCCCACGGGCATCTGCACGCAGGATCCCCGTCTGGTCAAACGGCTGGACGTGGACCGGGGCGCGCAGAACGTGGTGGACTATATGCTGGCCTTTGACGACGAACTGCGCAAGCTGCTGGCCCCCGTGGGCAACAGCTCCCTGCCGGTGGGGCGTTCCGACGCCCTGGTTTCCACGGACAAGGCCGTGGCTGACAAACTGGGCATCCAGTATGCCTGCTGA
- the dapF gene encoding diaminopimelate epimerase, producing MTAAVRFTKMQGIGNDYVYINGFEDRVENPGELARRISDRHFGVGSDGLVLILPSGTADVRMRMFNADGTEAEMCGNAIRCVGKYVHDHGILSKDVIRVETRAGEKVVRLLSEGGEVCGATVDMGEPELNPALIPVLDEQPDGSQRFVARPVAVGGATYAVTAVSMGNPHAVVFLEGIDALNLPELGPQFEHHPLFPQRTNTEFVEVLSSTAVRMRVWERGAGETLACGTGACAVAVACVLNGRTGRQVEVRLRGGVLKVHWDESSNHVYMTGGAETVFSGTYPL from the coding sequence ATGACCGCTGCAGTGCGTTTTACCAAGATGCAGGGCATTGGCAACGATTATGTCTATATCAACGGCTTTGAGGACCGGGTGGAAAACCCCGGCGAGCTTGCCCGGCGCATCAGCGACCGGCATTTCGGCGTGGGATCAGACGGCCTGGTGCTCATTCTGCCTTCCGGCACGGCGGACGTGCGCATGCGTATGTTTAATGCCGACGGCACGGAAGCGGAAATGTGCGGCAACGCCATCCGCTGTGTGGGCAAGTATGTGCACGACCACGGCATCCTGAGCAAGGACGTCATCCGGGTAGAAACCCGCGCTGGTGAAAAGGTGGTGCGGCTGCTGTCAGAGGGCGGCGAAGTGTGCGGAGCCACCGTGGACATGGGCGAACCTGAGCTCAATCCGGCCCTCATCCCCGTGCTGGACGAGCAGCCCGACGGCAGCCAGCGTTTTGTGGCTCGCCCCGTGGCAGTGGGGGGGGCAACCTACGCGGTCACGGCCGTGTCCATGGGCAATCCGCACGCCGTGGTTTTTCTGGAGGGCATTGACGCCCTCAATCTGCCGGAACTGGGGCCGCAGTTTGAGCACCATCCGCTTTTTCCACAGCGTACCAATACGGAGTTTGTGGAAGTGCTTTCTTCCACGGCTGTGCGTATGCGGGTCTGGGAGCGCGGGGCGGGCGAAACCCTGGCCTGCGGCACCGGGGCCTGTGCCGTGGCGGTGGCTTGTGTGCTCAACGGCCGCACCGGCCGCCAGGTGGAAGTGCGGCTCCGGGGCGGCGTCCTTAAGGTGCACTGGGACGAGAGTTCCAACCACGTCTACATGACGGGGGGGGCCGAAACCGTCTTTTCCGGCACATATCCTCTGTAA